The sequence ATATGCTTGCTTTAGTCCTCTATATTCTTGTTAAACATAATACCTGCTTGGTACTGGTCTGCACATGTCTTCTTTAAGGCCTGTCTAATGATTTACTGTTTCTGACATTCCCGTCATACATGATGCTACTCTGAGCATTCCCATGAGACACACTGATAACTCTATAGTGATTTACACGTTGCTTATAAGTGCTAATAAAAATGAGGGGGTCTCAAATATTACCTCACACTAGATGAATTGGGGTAAATCAAAGTTGAAAGAAGACAGGTCAGCAGAGGGCGAGACACAGATGCCTACAGTCACTACAACCACGGACATGCCTATCTGAtacacacaccagcacacacacacacacatgatgtgcacacacactacacacccTCACAGTCAAGTGCTGAAAGTCACTCCAGATAAATAAGAACATCAAATGAGAACAAAAAACTACTGTGTTAAGAACTGACAAACAATCAGGACTGAGTTGGGGATGGTGGAGTTACCAGGAAGTGTGATAATCTCGTATGAAGGAGGCGGAAGTCAGCGCTTGATGGTGATGGTGCAATGCACtttattaactatgatacacACATCAATCACAATAGAGAAGGACACTTTTGTAGGATCTGGAACCATCTGACTGGAGGATCGTTGACCAAGAGGCTAAAAGACAGATGTGTGGACCAACGATGAGAGGGCTGAGATAAGAGCAGTTCCTCTCCAACAGTTTTTTACCAATGAGattgttgcacattttcataaataCACTTCTTTTGTCAACTACAGTCCTCTGAACAGTAATGGTTCTTGATATCATGCTACTTGTTGCAAAATAAACAGCCTTAATTGAGAGAAGTTGTTTGTCCTCTATCTCAAAAAGCGAACATGCTCAACAGATGCTTCATAGCAGCAGGGGTTGAGCGAGTGGAAAGAGTTATGTAAAGGATCAGTGTTACCAAATACAGAGAGGTCGTTGAAGAAAATCTGTTTAGCGCTAAGACCTTTCAGCATGACAGATGTTGaacgtgtttgtttttttgagaaaGAAGACAAGCTACTTCTCTCCAatgaagctgtttattttctaaatatcagtgtctcaaaagaacagtatttaaaaagaaaaaaatcttaacaGAGAACAAAGCATTCAGCCATGACAAGGCTGGAGAGGCCTCTGACTGAGCCACTGACCGTCAGAACAGCTATGGGGAACCCTGAAGCTGGCACTTCAGATGCTTTCCATCCAATCTGACAAAGCTTTACAAGACATATCAGGAAGAATGGGATATATATCTCTCAGGAAAGCGAGGGACGTGTCAATTAATCCCatgtacaaaaagaaaagcattcagagagtgcagtattccagcaaggctgctcagttgtatgatttccggcagatgaaatctttaaaaaaatttgtggtttACAGTGGTCAaattgtagtaggatcgcaatcatgaaatcgtcagcaggcagctgacatagtgttcacttgttgtcatggttacagtggtgctgtgccactatctcgtaatgataaagaaatatttaacaaatcaatggatccagactataagccgcatcactgccaaaatctaatcacttggtccttgtgtcatttctgaccttccctgaaaatttcacccaaatccgttaatccgtttttgagtaacgttgctaacagacaaacagacagacaaaccaacaccaatcctcacataactctgctgcggtCCTTGGCAGAGTATTAACTTAAATCACCTGTGAGGGTTCATATGTCTTTTAACAGAAATCTGACTGCATCAGAGACCTCTCTGATCCCCtggatttcttttctttggGCCCAAACATCTCTCATTTTTTCATCCATCCAGCTGTTTGTTTGATGTGTAATGATCACCACAGCGTCACCAGTGTGACATCCCTTAAATTTCTCTACAGTTCACACACGTGCAGGCTACGCTGGCCTTGGGTTTTCCCAGCTGTATGTTTGTGTaagttatttgtcattttatttaaatgtgtatgcAAAACACCTAGCTGCTGTAGTACCTACACCTTCCTAGAAATAGATGATCACCAGCTGGCACATGTAACATATTAGATGAAAGATGAAGTTTTTTTCCGATTCAAGCCTTCCAATTTGACAGTCAAAGGAAAAgcacacacattttaatttcagaTCAACCCTTCATGCTATCTGAAACCCACTTTCACATTTGTCTGGTCAAATCTAGACTCGTGTGCATGTGAGGCTAAGGATTCTTTAAAACACCGTTTTTGATTTGTGAAACCTGCCGTCTAAAGCCTACTTCCACATTTGTGaaagcaaaaaccaaaaaaaagaggaaatgtgCCTGCTTTCTGTCCTAACGTTGACCACATTGCATCAGTACTagattaaaatcacaaatatatacaaatatacacACCGTAAGTTATTTTGAGTTAATttggttttcagtgttttactcGTGCAAactggaatttgcatttttcCAGTGGCATATTAGTGTATATGAgctttctgtgtgcagcagagGGGCTGGGCTTAACTTTCCTCCTAAACAGAAAGTTTACAGAGCCAAGCactcttattttttcttctcctcattGCTTTGTAGTGTTGCACACTGAGCAGACCACACTTTTATCAGGTGCTCACTGAACCAGAGAAAAGGTAAGAAAAGCTCTGTATTTTAgcctaaaccaaacaaaacaatgagaaatATTCGTGAATGTACAATTTAGATATATGTAAACTTATCTTAGCCAGTATCATTGGTTAACTTGGCTGTAATTCACATGCTAGTTGCTGTAATAAAAACGGCAAAACTGAGGTCAGAGAGGACACGAATAGTTTGTTTTAACCTGAAGTTACTGAATTTACAGGCCACAGATGTTGGCTTTCAGGACCAGTTTCCTTTCTCAAGAAACAGTAAATAAACCAAAGACCGTTAATTTCAGTGCAGTCTGATTTTATACTTCTAAGACTCATAAATTAGTTTATACTTGACATGTTAGAgccacatttacattttcaattgtTCACTTCTTATGGTCATCTGAATAAGTTTCTTTAAGATGTATTATTAAAGGCGTTTCATAACATCAGCACGTTAATAATTTCTTCTGACTGCTTTGAGTAAGTTAGCTAGAAAGCTAATGAAACGTCGAAGCTAGTGGGACAATTAAATGGATAAATGTTAGCCAACGAACCCTTAACAGGTGCAAATGCCtctgtttttgtattaattAAAAAAGCTAAGCCTGCAGGCAGTCTGTGATAGAAGATGTGACAAAATGATGAATGCTAAAAATTCAAATAACGTGTAATTAATcgttttaaaaactgaaaagacgAGAAAAACGTAGCTAGCTAGCATCTAACAGTGAAGCATTGGCTGTAGCTTCTAGCTAATAGCAACTTGCTAATCTATAGGATTCACTACCCACAAAGAGTTAGCGATTTCCGTCTGACAAAATAATTTCAGATTAACTTAAACTGCTACCATAATCAGAAAATGGATTTTATGTAAAAACTATTAATTGAAGGGTTGTATTTAAAATTTCAAGCAATCCATAAATCTGTTCAAGCTAGTCACACATGCTAACATTAATGTGAAGACAGATAAACTTTCAAACCGTGGGAATCAAAATAAGTACTTAAAtaaatttgttttgaaatttaaagacatttagGCCTGTCACAACATGGCCAAATGTATAAGAGCATTTAAACATAATGGCAGTGTCCTATACAGCCTTACGGTCGTCCTGCTTACTCTTTTTCCTCATCACCCATCAACATTTTTGATGAATGGTAGATTTTGCTTGAACAACACAAGGTGTTTGTAGCAACCACATGAACCAGATCACACCCTGATAAACATGTTACAGGGGCAGGAATGCTTTAGACCAGTCTGTGACCTTGGTCATATACTTAGGAGCAATGACCACCATCTCCTTTCCCACTGTCTCCTTTTGTGCCTTGTGTCCTCCAGACATGGCCGTCACACATCAGCCAGGACAGGTGGTGATGGTTTCCACTACTCAAGGTTCTCAAGGCCCATCAGTTTGGAGTACCGGCCTGTGCGATTGCTGCAGTGATATGGCCACCTGTAAGTCAACCAAACAACTACCTTTCAATTCCAGTGACTTTCCTCTCCGgtttgcagcagcagtggagtTTCCCAGTTGTCATGGAATTATAGATATGCTTGTTACCATTTGTGTTTGGATTTTAAGGACCTCTCACCTTTGATCGCATCAAAGCTCAGACGAGAtcctaaaaacagcaaaacattttgAGAATCTGAGCTATATTGGTGATAATTCATGAGAAGCATAAAATACCGGTCCacacttttgtaaaataaactaaatgtaTGAGTTCTCGACACTAGGACAATAGCTATTTAGAATAGCTCTTCCATAATCATGATGTACTcaaagaaaagattttaaaaaaccaACAGCATCTTTTTAAACCCGCTCTCTTTAGTAATTGCCCACATCTTTCAAACTCCACGATGTTAAACTGTAGCAAAGATTTTCTGCTCTCCCAGTGTCCAAAGTAAGATGTGAgctcttttaattttttcacttttcagtAACCTAATGTTGCTCCcttcagttttaattattcAGGGTAAATACTCAGCTGTTACCGTAGTCCAGATAGGAGAAGACCTGAGATGATAATGACTTATTTTCATTAATAATATAACAAAAGCTGCTTCCACAGAAACTATGCCGATAAGATAAGAGCAagtgaaaacagtaaaatatatgGCCAGACAGccaaacactgagctgaaaCTCACTATAACTCTCCATAAAGTGTGGGACAAATGTACAAATGATGCCTTTCAAAATGTCATGTTGTTAACATTGTCATTACAAACATTGATTACAGTCGCTTTCACAATTTTATCTCTACgtttcttttcttctgctctCAAGGTTGCTTTGGTTATTGGTGCTTCCCCTGCATGCAGTGTCATACAGCCAGTGAGTTTGGATGGTGCTGCTGTACGCCACTCCTGGACTACTGCTGCTGTGGCGTGGTGTCCTGTAAGCTGCGCTCCGCCATTAGAAAGCGCTACAACATCCCTGTAAGGCTGAGTACACATGTTCTGCACATACACATGGTGAAAGTGAACAAGTACACATTGCTTCAAGATTCTAAGTTCCCATAAATGCTTGAGGATTGTGTAATGAATGATTGGTAATATGTAAACTGACAGTTTCATTTCACTTGTTTCACACTGTTTTATTGTAGGCAGGGCTCCAGACTTTGACCTTAAATGGTTGCATTTGCGGCCTTTTTTTAAGAATGTGcaaattaaaatttcaaatgCCCTCACTGGTGGGACTATGTGATAATCATGAAGTTGTTTTCGTATCGCTCTAAGAGGCACATGCAACTGCTGTGTTAACCACGGGTGGAAAGTACTATTTTTAACCTTCAGTGGTTTGTCGCTCTGTTCCTGCCTGATGTGTAAAACATACTGTTTAGATGGCGTACTTTAAAAAGGTAAGGTGGTCTGTAGCTGAttgtttgaaaacaaaatgaggaaataGGAGGATGATCAGAGTGCAGGTGCAGGCAAGAAGATACTGACTGAAGTggtgaagaaaaaaagcaacacattcaATTACAAAGGCTAATGCAGAAGTAGTGCACACATTAATCACAGTAATGATTTTAGCTTCCCACCATTATATGAACATGATCGACTGTGGTACTTGCATTTAAAACAGGACACCTGCATGCACTGGTTTTTCCTCTTACAGAATACAGTGCATGCAGAAAAAACtcactgtgtttcattttgggCAGATCTGACAGTAGAGCGCCCTATTTTACTCTGCCcaaagtcatttttggtcaGACCACTGCAGCCACCAAGTAGCTTCTACCGAAGCCTGCAaggtgaggcgtttagggaacattggtaaataTAGTGTCTGTCGATACGCAGATGTTCAACAAGTGAGGTGTTTTGCCTGTGATAAGATGAAAGATGCGACCTAATAAGAAAGTTGGTCGTACTGATGCTAccagtgaaaaagttagtctggagccctgattATGGGGGACTAGTACGATGTACAGGGTTTTAACTGCCTTACTGGTTGTTGTCCTTTTTTACACATGGTCGCTCCCTATTTGAAGCTAGTACGCCATTCTGTTTGATCACAATGTTTATTATATTGTCACTAATGGATTTCTTGGAAGTCATTTTGCTAATGATACTCACCAATGAGACATCTAACACTGAACATAATGGGTACAAAAGTCTGGGAGGTAGTTGAGCAACGTATTCAGAGCATTCAAATACTGTTAAAGAATACTAAACAATTAAGAACTCATGGTTtgacacaaactgaaaaatatcattttaccCAACAGTTCATACTGCTTTTGCTTCGTAAATAACAGCTGATGGCTTGTTGAGTCATTGCTTGCAGTAATATAGTTGGtcaacaaggaacatataacgcACAATTTGATACATATTATCCAGTACtcataaaataaaccaaaatgcgtttttagtgtatatatttttttatatccaCTGATGTCctcagatttgttaaagatttctgtatcattgtgagatagcggcacggcatcactgtaactatgacaagtgaacactacatcagctgcctgctgacgatcacattattgtgatcctactacaaatccaccgacttatcaggacttattcttatcagttgattaaattgtcccatcaattccctcTGCTCGCTACCTATTTAGGTCACGCTATTCAGTATCTGTACTATATCCTATATGAGGGACTGA comes from Amphiprion ocellaris isolate individual 3 ecotype Okinawa chromosome 23, ASM2253959v1, whole genome shotgun sequence and encodes:
- the LOC111575589 gene encoding placenta-specific gene 8 protein-like; this encodes MAVTHQPGQVVMVSTTQGSQGPSVWSTGLCDCCSDMATCCFGYWCFPCMQCHTASEFGWCCCTPLLDYCCCGVVSCKLRSAIRKRYNIPGSFCDDCCKLMCCYLCVWCQMNREVKVRKNQVTSVVTTQVVRT